The Prunus persica cultivar Lovell chromosome G7, Prunus_persica_NCBIv2, whole genome shotgun sequence genome has a segment encoding these proteins:
- the LOC18771761 gene encoding E3 ubiquitin-protein ligase RFWD3 isoform X1: MQNNGDRDNENHYDEDEEVEEFEEEQEEVEEEDEEEDFIDADYAAYLSELLPSSFGHHAGGISGGTESRDGAEKGGEKRRRIRGPGTLSLGGIGSAEGSQGNEWNRSGIDGLFCPICLDAWTNDGDHRICCLPCGHIYGMSCITKWLQRRNSRKCPQCNQKCKLKDVRKLFVSQVLSVDEESQKRIRVLEDKCASLEEKVADLSKKEAEWLKREGELQQKVQQCTEPSMDSAKIMQSITAQCNDIL, translated from the exons ATGCAAAACAATGGCGATCGAGACAACGAAAATCACTATGATGAAGACGAAGAAGTAGAAGAATTcgaagaagaacaagaggaagtagaagaagaagacgaggAGGAAGACTTCATTGATGCGGATTATGCTGCGTACCTTTCAGAACTATTACCCTCTAGTTTTGGTCACCACGCTGGCGGGATTTCTGGTGGAACAGAATCGAGAGATGGGGCAGAGAAAGGTGGAGAGAAGCGGAGAAGAATCAGAGGACCGGGAACGTTGTCATTGGGTGGAATTGGAAGCGCAGAAGGCTCCCAAGGCAATGAATGGAATCGGAGTGGAATCGATGGCCTATTTTGCCCTATCTGCTTGGACGCTTGGACCAATGACGGCGATCATCGCATCTG CTGTCTTCCCTGCGGCCACATATACGGCATGTCTTGCATAACAAAATGGCTACAGCGTAGAAATTCGAGAAAG TGTCCTCAATGCAACCAGAAATGCAAGTTGAAGGATGTTAGGAAACTTTTCGTATCACAGGTTCTTTCTGTTGATGAAGAATCACAAAAG AGGATTCGGGTACTTGAGGATAAGTGTGCTTCTCTTGAGGAGAAG GTTGCTGATCTTTCTAAGAAAGAAGCTGAATGGCTAAAGCGAGAGGGTGAACTGCAGCAAAAAGTTCAACAGTGTACAGAG CCATCGATGGACTCTGCTAAGATTATGCAGTCAATCACAGCTCAGTGCAATGACATACTTTAA
- the LOC18771761 gene encoding E3 ubiquitin-protein ligase RFWD3 isoform X2, with protein MQNNGDRDNENHYDEDEEVEEFEEEQEEVEEEDEEEDFIDADYAAYLSELLPSSFGHHAGGISGGTESRDGAEKGGEKRRRIRGPGTLSLGGIGSAEGSQGNEWNRSGIDGLFCPICLDAWTNDGDHRICCLPCGHIYGMSCITKWLQRRNSRKCPQCNQKCKLKDVRKLFVSQVLSVDEESQKRIRVLEDKCASLEEKVADLSKKEAEWLKREGELQQKVQQCTEDW; from the exons ATGCAAAACAATGGCGATCGAGACAACGAAAATCACTATGATGAAGACGAAGAAGTAGAAGAATTcgaagaagaacaagaggaagtagaagaagaagacgaggAGGAAGACTTCATTGATGCGGATTATGCTGCGTACCTTTCAGAACTATTACCCTCTAGTTTTGGTCACCACGCTGGCGGGATTTCTGGTGGAACAGAATCGAGAGATGGGGCAGAGAAAGGTGGAGAGAAGCGGAGAAGAATCAGAGGACCGGGAACGTTGTCATTGGGTGGAATTGGAAGCGCAGAAGGCTCCCAAGGCAATGAATGGAATCGGAGTGGAATCGATGGCCTATTTTGCCCTATCTGCTTGGACGCTTGGACCAATGACGGCGATCATCGCATCTG CTGTCTTCCCTGCGGCCACATATACGGCATGTCTTGCATAACAAAATGGCTACAGCGTAGAAATTCGAGAAAG TGTCCTCAATGCAACCAGAAATGCAAGTTGAAGGATGTTAGGAAACTTTTCGTATCACAGGTTCTTTCTGTTGATGAAGAATCACAAAAG AGGATTCGGGTACTTGAGGATAAGTGTGCTTCTCTTGAGGAGAAG GTTGCTGATCTTTCTAAGAAAGAAGCTGAATGGCTAAAGCGAGAGGGTGAACTGCAGCAAAAAGTTCAACAGTGTACAGAG GATTGGTGA